A DNA window from Fibrobacter sp. UWR3 contains the following coding sequences:
- a CDS encoding toxin-antitoxin system YwqK family antitoxin, translating to MRGKIFSTFLAFLPLLGVCGVLYGCTIEHAEEQVLEKHVNGTKKTSVWVYPDGEILKRNEWYDNGIKEFEIQYKDSVPHGKIKRWTVLGDVALDGEYKNGKREGTWTSYFVERLNSRRKEAVRHYKDDHPVGDWEGWHFNGNKAFEEHYDENGDTVGVLKKWHDNGVLAEENNCHEEHGYIKRYGRNCKILEYFSCENGLLVGEWKKYYESYGPADSAAGNCEQAQIKEEGLADNDILFAPHTTYRADGSLLKKITSDPFKGREKIQWFDEQNNVVRESIFITEETDGPVESSGIAYGTCDTSSTLFCAETSFVRSANPSGTLDSSTLSFKDAYQLSIGKYPASLRYIKVGHVLLYEEFWAYDDPPTSYGDPALLVSRSFYPDSMGGRMASEGFWQRNLDGSKRHGIWRNWYPNGILKDSLNYVNGERVGEQFGYDSTGKLTIHKTEAGKNRPVIMHLPVKQ from the coding sequence ATGCGCGGGAAGATTTTTTCGACATTTTTGGCCTTTTTGCCGCTTTTGGGCGTATGTGGCGTGCTTTATGGTTGCACCATTGAGCATGCCGAAGAGCAAGTCCTCGAAAAGCACGTGAACGGCACGAAGAAAACCTCCGTGTGGGTATACCCCGACGGCGAAATCCTCAAGCGCAACGAGTGGTACGACAACGGCATCAAGGAATTCGAAATCCAGTACAAGGACAGCGTACCGCACGGGAAAATCAAGCGCTGGACCGTACTCGGCGACGTGGCGCTCGACGGCGAATACAAGAACGGCAAGCGCGAAGGGACGTGGACAAGCTACTTCGTAGAACGGCTGAACTCACGCCGCAAGGAAGCCGTGCGACACTACAAGGACGACCACCCCGTAGGCGACTGGGAAGGCTGGCACTTCAACGGCAATAAGGCCTTCGAGGAACACTACGACGAGAACGGGGACACCGTCGGTGTATTGAAAAAATGGCACGATAACGGAGTCCTTGCGGAAGAAAACAACTGTCACGAAGAGCATGGATACATTAAGCGCTACGGAAGGAATTGCAAGATTCTAGAATACTTCAGTTGCGAAAATGGCCTACTGGTCGGCGAATGGAAGAAATACTACGAATCGTACGGACCCGCCGATTCCGCAGCAGGGAACTGCGAGCAGGCACAAATCAAGGAAGAAGGGCTTGCGGACAACGACATCCTCTTTGCCCCACATACCACATACAGGGCAGATGGTTCACTTCTTAAGAAAATTACGTCCGACCCGTTCAAGGGGCGCGAAAAGATACAATGGTTCGACGAGCAAAACAATGTTGTGCGCGAAAGCATCTTCATTACCGAAGAAACAGATGGGCCTGTAGAAAGCTCAGGCATCGCCTACGGAACATGTGACACCTCATCTACACTTTTCTGTGCAGAAACTTCGTTTGTCCGTTCGGCAAACCCGAGCGGGACACTAGACAGCAGTACATTAAGTTTTAAGGACGCATACCAGCTAAGCATCGGTAAGTACCCAGCTTCGCTACGCTACATCAAGGTCGGGCACGTTCTTTTGTACGAAGAATTCTGGGCGTACGACGATCCTCCGACAAGTTACGGAGACCCGGCTCTCCTTGTAAGCCGCAGTTTCTACCCGGACAGCATGGGCGGCAGAATGGCGAGCGAGGGCTTTTGGCAGAGAAACCTAGACGGCTCCAAACGCCACGGCATCTGGCGCAACTGGTACCCGAACGGAATCTTGAAAGACAGCCTCAACTACGTAAACGGGGAACGCGTCGGCGAGCAGTTCGGTTACGACAGCACCGGCAAGCTCACGATACATAAAACAGAGGCCGGCAAGAACCGGCCCGTAATTATGCATTTACCTGTTAAGCAATAA